One window of Psychrobacillus sp. FSL H8-0483 genomic DNA carries:
- a CDS encoding rhomboid family intramembrane serine protease yields MFTRTESFKQYIKLYPVVSTLLALNIAIYILTSMPIIGNQLFNLGVHFNLLISEGEYWRLVTPIFLHASLSHLLFNMFSLFIFGPELEQIAGKARFLTIYLLAGLIGNVATYLIHDWNYTSVGASGAIYGMLGAFAALVYYTKNFLPQLKQIIIPIIVIGVIMTFIQPGINTTAHIAGLITGFVIGIIYFHPKRIAAWKKRRNKFKSV; encoded by the coding sequence ATGTTTACAAGAACAGAAAGTTTTAAACAATACATTAAATTATATCCAGTTGTCTCTACTTTGCTGGCATTAAACATTGCTATTTATATTTTGACAAGTATGCCGATAATCGGAAATCAATTATTTAACTTAGGTGTTCATTTTAACTTACTTATTAGTGAAGGCGAATACTGGCGTTTAGTTACACCAATATTTTTGCACGCTTCTCTCTCACATTTATTATTTAATATGTTCTCTTTGTTTATTTTTGGACCAGAGCTTGAACAAATTGCTGGAAAAGCACGTTTCTTAACTATTTATTTGTTAGCAGGTCTAATTGGGAATGTGGCTACTTATTTAATACATGATTGGAATTACACGAGCGTTGGTGCAAGTGGTGCAATTTATGGAATGCTCGGAGCTTTTGCTGCTTTAGTTTATTATACGAAAAATTTCTTACCACAGTTAAAACAAATCATTATACCAATTATCGTTATTGGAGTTATCATGACTTTTATTCAACCAGGCATTAATACAACCGCTCATATCGCGGGTTTAATTACTGGATTTGTTATCGGAATTATTTATTTCCATCCTAAACGAATCGCTGCTTGGAAGAAACGTAGAAATAAATTTAAATCCGTCTAA